The genomic DNA CGTGGTAAAATCTTTCACACATGATACATGCTTGCAAAATTAAATTACACATTTGGGAATCAAACTTGCAACCACGAATCTCAATGTGCGACCATGAAATTCAAAAATACAAACTCATGTAGTTCTGTCATCATTATAATCCCATAGATACAGCATCTTCTCTAACTGGTCTGTGTCCAAGAGACATCAGCTAAATCCATTATAATTTGAATAGACAAATGTACAGCCTACATCTGCAAGCTAAGAATCAATCTACAGGCCTGTAGTATTCAACCAGTCATTGGATGGAGAAATGTACACACGTCCGCGAGCTATAAATCTATCTTTAGGCATATACTGGTCATGTGATGGGGAGCTAACTGTCTCCAGCTGTGTGCTACTGGTTAGGGACCCCAGAGGGAGGAGAACTGGGGTTGTAGTGGTCCCCTGGTGCAGTATTTTGAGAGATTCACTACGTAGTAATTACAGTAGGCCTATCCGCCCTGAGACTGGACACTCCTAAACAGCACCGAGACTTTTGTGTGTCACTCGAAACCATAATGCGAACTATGCAGCTTTGTTAGACtgtcaaaaataacaaacaatgaaATTTGTTTATGCACGACAACATACTGTTAAAGATGAATCAGAAAAGAGACATTTTCAAACTCGTCTTGGATATACATGTATCTAATGTTTAATTACAATTGCACAGCAAATTTGTTCGTTTTATCCCCATTCTCAAAACTCAGAGACAGGTCGGGTACATTGGATAACAAAGAAACAGCATTTGGTTAAAATACAGGAGACATGTCGACCATTTTGTCTGCCTCTGGGTTATGTACTGTACACTCATTTGAGACCAATGATAAAGGCAATATTATACATAGTTTACAATTAAGGTACATTTAGAACGTCCCTGGAATTTGAACCGGAATGATGGATGGTAACTAGTCCCCTGGATGGACGATACCGTGAAACAGTATTAGCATTGATTTACAAACTGAAAACTTTGGTCTCTATCTTATTCGATCTTGTTTTAGGTTCTTTAGATGAAAAACGTATTTGAGATAGGACAGGGCTATAGAGATCCTATGCTTGGTATGAGATGGGGGTTGAGGTTTGGGTGGGGGAGACATCATTTGATGTCATAATAGTATGATGGACATTATGTGGATAATTGTTTATTTGACCAATCGTGTCACAGCTCAAAGGATATGTCAACAAGTACCCAAGGCCAACAGAGCTCTGCAAACGGACAACATAATGATCTAAGACCATGAAAACTCTTGATGTTTCATGAATCCTTTAACGCTGCTCAAAGAACATGCATCCGTTGGCCTAGAGCAGTGTTCCCCAACACCGGTCCTTGTGTAGCCCTGGACTAACgcacctcattcaactcattgagggcttgatgattagttgacaagtggAACCAGGTGTGCTTGTCTAGGTTTACAATAAGGAtgtgtactggaggaccagggttgggaaacactggcctAGAGCACATCAAAACATTATCCCACAAACAAGCTACAGGTAGAGGAAACTACAAATCGTTTGTCCATCATTTCTAATAAACAAAGGTTGGGTTCATGGACAATATTTTGTTTAAAGTTGGTGGAGCTGTAGCTACAAAACTGGGGTATTCACTACGCTGCTCAAGAAGGAAGAGTGAatttcagagatttgagacttCTGAATAACGGACTCTCCCCAACTTCCTTGGCAGTATACAGAAATGTCCCAGTTGGCTATGAAACAAAAGCATCTTCACCTCCCTCACGGACAAAGTAGTTCCCATCATGTGATTATTATGTTACCCTTTGTGCTTCTGACCTTTAGTTGTGGAGCATGGTCAAAGAGCAAGTAATAATAGCCAACAGCCTTCCCCTTTAGAATCAGTGTTGAATGGAGAGCGATTTTTGGCACACTCGGTATCAATGCAAATCTTCATTGATTTGTGCATTGATACTAAGTACAAAGAGGTTCGCTGTTCATTCGTAATTTTATATTTGTGCTCTTTAGGAGCTTGGATGGCTGTATGATATTTCTACACATCTAAACCCTTAAAATCTGTCACTTTGTTCTTGAGTTTATCCTCTTTGTGAAGTGTGCTCAGCGGCTACCCCTAGCTGCTGATCTTGGTCAGCATCTTGTTGATGGCCTGCTTGACGTGGGTGGTGGAGCTACGGCGCCTGGCCTTGCCCTGGACCACTTTGCGGCGCCTCAACTCACGACACAGCTCATGGAATGCTTCCGCCACCATGCCACCCTCGTCGGCGCACGCCGAGCACTCGTAGAAGGCGCACGCCATCTCGGCAGCCAGCCGCTCGCCCTCCTCTGTGCCCACCTGTCGGGCATGGTCTAGGTCGGCTTTGTTGCCCACCAGAACCAATGGGACATTCTTGGGTTTCTTGACTTCCTCTAGGAGGCCTCGCAAAGGTGCCACTTCATCAAAGCTGCCCCGGTCAGTGATGTCATAGACGATGACGAAGCCATCGCCCCAGCGCATGTGGCTCTCCTTCTGCTGCGTGTCCTCCTGAGGTAAAGATACAGGAGAGCAGGATCTTTTTAGCAACAATTTTTcagcaactagctagctaattacaATACTGTTGACCAATAGGTTGTTGTCTGGCATATCCACAAATATAGGCCCACTTGTCAATATACAAATATAAGCCCACCAATAGGCCCACTTGTTGTCTGGCAAAGAAACAATAGCTCTATGCAAGCCTTCATTGAACAAGTGATGGAGTATTGAGGCATCTGAACAGAGCTTTTTATAAAATAACTTCCACTAAGTTTTCAGCTGCACATGATTGACTGCACATGTTTGTAATGGATTCAAATGCTTTATTTCTCCTTTCTCAACATAACACTTTTTTAATCCCCCAGATTTGAACAGTCGGCTACCCTTCTGAACAGGGTACAAATTTAAGCAGCTGCTCCTGATTTCATCAAGTCGGTACAGCCAGTCCTGCCATAACAAAACTTACTAGTCGTGTGAGGGAAAAAATTAAGTTTTAAACTTGCATGAGCCAGAGATATTCTTGACCTCAACTGTTATTGGCAACAATAACTGCTGATAACTCACATTGAACATAGTAATACTTGACATCTATATAACTGACCGACTTTTGAACTTATCTGATTTATGAGGTATAAGGATGCCTTCGTGGTCCAAGAATCAAAGACTTGATATGTACTCACCACTTTTAACAGCTTTGAAGAGAACGAAGAAACCTCAGCTCTACACTGGCTCTCTGACAGAGAAAGACAGGTCTAGCAACGCTTGGTTAGGCCCTCACCTAAACTCTCACTCCCTGCACTCTCAAAATAGAATACAATGTAATGAGAGAAGGATGACTTGGCTCGACGTTTCACAGGGGAAATTAGTACCAGGCAGAACACCTACGTACTCAGACTAGCAGCAGCACATTTATCGTATAATGTGTTTACCCAATGGCTGATTAGAACAGCACAGAGCAACGCAGGCAAGGATTTGGTCTAGCTAGGACTGCTACTGTGAATAAACCCTGATAAGCCATCATTATACagtagggttgaactgggatatTCAATTGACTATGAATTATTCTATTGCCAGTCACAGTATAAACATTTCTCTGCACAAACGTCTATGTtttctgtgcaaagttgctgaagCTCCAACCTGTCCGGCGGTGTCAAGGATCTCCATGGTCACAACCTCATCGTCTATGGTTGCTTGATGGCGATACGTTGATTCTGAAAAGAACAAAAAGACAAAAGGGAAACCCCATTTAGAAGATGGTAACATGTTTATGTCCATCATGCACCGTTGAGCCCACCTGGTTGTTTAGGTGGTCAATGAACCCCATCAAGTTGAATTGCCTCAGGGAAGCTTTACCAATAGGATGAGAGGTGGATACAGATGTGAATGCTGGCTATGACCCTCTTTGTTATACCTGGATGAGGAGTAATTTACCTGAATTGCCTcttgttaaaaaaaacaacaacatctgtGTAAACTCTCAAAAAGGCACTTCAGATCTCCCTGTTCAAAACCTgctttttcaagcatggtgggtGGCTACTATTGGAGCCCGAGGGGGCTTAACTGTTTAACTGCCAGTAACACTAGAACGCTCTGGTTGGGTGTTAGCTGTGCATGTCATCATCCCTGCCTCTACCCAGGTGCCCTCTGGGACGTAAAAcgctgtgtgtgcgcgtgtgagaTGTCACCGAGCGCCGTGAGTGACCGCTAGGGTGTTGATTTACTGCCTTCTATAGCTAAGAGGGTAGCCTGGGTCTCACGGGATGTCCCATTTCAGCTGCCACACATCCACACGCGTGCAAGcgcacacctggacacacacatacacgcaaagTACACACACCTACTATGCGTGTTTGGGTATTGACAGCATGAACAGGGGGGCTTAGGGATGATTTAATGGTCCAACCTACATATCTGAAGATCTTAAAGGAGGGCCAACACCCCAGTCATTTTCCTGGCAGCAAATAACTCATTTCCTAGCGAGAACCTGGAGCCTCTAGCTGCTGTTGGTGTTATTTTAGAATGCTGAAAGAGAAAGTCTCATACCAGAATATTAACTGGAAACGTCAACAGATCAGCCCCCCATCTCAAGCTGTTTGTACTTTTAACTACTACGCctcttaaaaatgtttttttctttttctgcTCACTCACTGGATTGCCAAGCATCTGCTTTCTTATTTGTTTACATCTGTGCTATTTATTCCTGTGATTGTGCAATGTCATATGACCTCAATAAATTAGATTCATAGTAGGTAGTAGTTATTGTAGTTGATTCCTCTGccccttttattgaggagtgacTTGGTAAGAGTTCATTCCCCATGAGGTGAATAACATTAGATCAGAGGGGGGTATAAATTGTTGTTCACAGCTACGTTCGGCATCTGCATGAACATAAAGGTAACCTTTTGTATTAATGGCAAGCCGTCTTACATAATTACACTGTTCACATGCTTCCCATTGAGTGACAATGGAATTCTCCTATTCTACGGTAGAGAGACATTATTAGCGGTTGCGTGTGTTAGCTGGGCAGGGTGGAGTCGGATAAATAAATAGCTTACAATTGAACAATAAACAGAGAACCACCAAATATGAAAAAGCATAGAAATGTAGAACTCTGTTTTTTAATTGTGGGGGGAAAAGTCCTGGCAAGA from Salmo salar chromosome ssa07, Ssal_v3.1, whole genome shotgun sequence includes the following:
- the LOC106609254 gene encoding ras-related and estrogen-regulated growth inhibitor isoform X2, translated to MAKSPEMKLAVFGRAGVGKSESTYRHQATIDDEVVTMEILDTAGQEDTQQKESHMRWGDGFVIVYDITDRGSFDEVAPLRGLLEEVKKPKNVPLVLVGNKADLDHARQVGTEEGERLAAEMACAFYECSACADEGGMVAEAFHELCRELRRRKVVQGKARRRSSTTHVKQAINKMLTKISS
- the LOC106609254 gene encoding ras-related and estrogen-regulated growth inhibitor isoform X1, encoding MAKSPEMKLAVFGRAGVGKSALVVRFLTRRFIWEYDPTLESTYRHQATIDDEVVTMEILDTAGQEDTQQKESHMRWGDGFVIVYDITDRGSFDEVAPLRGLLEEVKKPKNVPLVLVGNKADLDHARQVGTEEGERLAAEMACAFYECSACADEGGMVAEAFHELCRELRRRKVVQGKARRRSSTTHVKQAINKMLTKISS